In the Raphanus sativus cultivar WK10039 unplaced genomic scaffold, ASM80110v3 Scaffold3675, whole genome shotgun sequence genome, ATGACACCCATTTTATCCTTATATAACTTTTGTAACATTATAATTAGAAATGTCCTCACGcaaacttgtatatatatatctttttcttattttacatTTTCGAAGAGAGTACAAGACAAAACTTTCTTAATATGGCTACCTTGCAGTTGCAAAGAGCCATAGAGAGCCCAACACTTGAGCTTAAAATTGTATCAGCCAGTGACCTAAGCCATGTTGATGCCGCAGACAAGATGGACGTATACGCCATCGTTTCAATCAACGGCGAACCTACTCAAAAGACACAAGCGGCCAAAACGCCCATTGACTACGACGGTGGTTTCAATCCGACATGGAATCACACCATCAAATTTTCGTTCAACGAAGAAGCAGCCCTTGAAGGCCTATTGACCCTCAAAGTCGAGTTATTCAGCTACTGGCTCGAAGGGAGGGATGACCTATATTTAGGAGAAGTCAACGTCTCCGTTCAAGAGCTTCTCCGTGCAAACGGTAAcgtcaataataaaatgaagTCGTTGACTTGCCCTATCAAACTCACAGACGGAGGAGGATGTGGCAACGCAAGGTTGAGCATCTTGTACCGGTTTAAACCAGCACCGGTTGAGGATCATACCCCATCGATTGGTCAACCGGTTTATCCAAACCCCGATCCAGGTCATCATCAGCTGGTTGTATATTCGCCTCGAATTCAAACGGGCCGCACAACGAAAATGGTCCTAGAGGTTGTGATCAAACACGCCAAGGACATCAGAGACGTCAACGCCTTTTCGGTGATGGACGTATACGCATCCGTTGCTATCCTCAAGGACAGGAAGGTGAAGGACAGGATCAACACCCCTGTCGATTTCGCCGCGGATACGAACCCAAAGTTGAACCATAGGGTTAAGTTCTCTCTCGACGAAAAGTTAGCTCAAGAAGGGCGTTTGATCCTCCTCGTGGAGATGATGAGCCACAGGCCTTTTCTTGGTGATAAGGAGATCGGATTCGTTAGACTTCCGGTTCAACAGCTGTTAGCTTCGAACCCTCCTACTCCGTTAGAAAACGGTGAAGGTAACGGTATGAAGTTGGAGACGCACGCTTTGACGGGTCCTTATGGGAAGAAGGGTGTCGTGAGCTTTACGTATAGGTTTCTTACGGAACAAGTTACATTTTCAACGGTTCCAACACCATCATCAACCACAACATCCCAACCATATATGTATCTACCGGTCTCGCCTCACTCATATGCATCGTCGNNNNNNNNNNNNNNNNNNNNNNNNNNNNNNNNNNNNNNNNNNNNNNNNNNNNNNNNNNNNNNNNNNNNNNNNNNNNNNNNNNNNNNNNNNNNNNNNNNNNGATCCGGTTCAGGTGACTTCGAGTTACGTGTCTGTTCAACAACAAGGTGGAAATGCTGGTCCAAGCAATGGTTTAGTACCAGTTTATATGCCAACACCATATCGACCACATGTCTATCCACAGCCACCACCACAACTATAGCAGCTTTCCTCGGTCACCACTGGATACACAAGAAGCATACTCTGTCGTACCcgtgctttgttttttttttctttttttgttttgtattcatctctctttttttattttagtgagTGCAATATAAAATGTTCTCAATttgttatttataattaaatggATTTGATACTGTTCCTGCTTATAATTTGTAAAACAACAAAAGAGttgaaaaaatgtttaaaaaagaaattcacCAAAAATCACGGCAAGTGCAAAACCCATCCTTAAAGCAATGAAACCTATTCACATCTCTAACAACAATTTCCCTCTCCACAATCTCACTGATCACCTTGAAGGCTTCATGACAATCTCTGCACATCCTCAAGTTGTTCATAATCCTAATCGTCGGTCCTGAAGGCAAATGTATCAATCCAAAGGCTAAAGCCAACCTCTCACAATGCAAACTCACAATTTCCTCTTTGGCTTCTTCATCAACATCAACAAAAACCGAAGAACTTGTGATCATACTACTACTACTTCCACCCCTGTGTCCTCTCTCCTTCATTCTCTTCTCTAGATCCTTCATAAACCTCACAATCTCACCGCTCTCATCACACGACAAATCCCCAGCGTGAAAAGCATACACCGAGTCCTTAATCTCAATCCAGCTACAAGCTCGTTCTTTCACGTTTCCACCACGTTTCATCTCCAAACGAAGAGACTCTGAATCTTCCCACCCTCCAGCTAAAGCATAAGCATTGGATAACGCAACATACGCACTCGTCACTTGCTGATTAGACTGTATCAACCGCTTGCTCGCCTCGCCAACAATATCAACTCTTCCATGCAACCTACCAGCTGAAAGAAGAGCTCCCCACAAAAGCGCACCTTGCTCTGCTCCAACTTCAATAGTTTTCGCCAGAGCGTAAGCTTCATCAACACGGCCGAATCTCCCGAGCATGTCAACAACACAAGTGTAATGCCTCGGATCAGGAACCACACCGTGCTTCTCAGCCATCGAATTCAAGTATCCTAGCCCTTCAGTGACTAAACCCGAATGGCTACAAGCGTGTAACACACCGAGTAACGTTACGTAGTTAGGCTTTATCCTCTTCGCAACCATTTCTTCGAATAGTTGTAGCGCTTCTTCTCCGAGTCCATGCTTTGCCTTTGCCATGATCATAGACGTGTAGGAGATCACAGAGTGACAGCAAATCCTCCAGAAGATCTTCTCCGCACAGCTTAGCGACCCACATTTCGCGTACATATCTAGAAGCGACGTAGCAACCACATGGTTTCTTTCGTAACCACCGTGAGTAACTACACCGTGAGCAACTCTACCCCATTGTAGCCTACCTAAACTAGAGCAAGCACTGATAACACTAGCCAGCATAAACTGATTCGGTCTCTCAAAAGTAGCGTTGAATGATCTAAACAACTGAACAGCTTCATGTCCACGAGCGTTCTGCGCATAAGCAGTGATCATCGATGTCCAAGAAACAACGTTTCTCCCACACCCAATCATCGAGTCGAAAACCCGTCTAGCGGTTTCCACGTCGTTGCATTTCCCATACATGTCAAGAAGAGAGGAACTCACCACAGTGTTGCTTCTTCTCCCGGACATCTCGAGACGGGCGTGGATGCTTTTCCCGATTCTTGGTTCCGCCAAAGCAGAACAGGCTTTAAAGACACTCGCGTAGGTGAACTCGTTGGGGGCTACAGATTTGTCTTCGTGCATCTGCTGGAAGATAGACAGAGCAGTTTGAGGTTGACCCGTGTCGTTAAACCCAGAGATAACCGAAGTCCAGGAGACAACAtttggttcaggcatttcatcgaacagcTTGCGTGCAGTGTTTGTTTCTCTGAGCTTGACATAGCTGTTTATGAGGCGATTTATAGTGAAAGTGTCACTCGCGAACCCAAGTTTGAGAATTGAACTTTGCAGTGAGTTCGTGAGAAAGAGATGGGTAGATTCTGAAAGCTTGTGGACCAAGAAAGCTTTACTTTTGAGATGGAAGAAATCGTTTTGGGAGATGGGGAACGAAGAGTTCGCAGGGGCAAAACGGACATTTTGTAGAAACCTTTTATTCATTGGTCTACGCTCTCACACTCATGCTGCTGTGTGATTTATAaccgagatttttttttttttttgggtcaaaatatATGTTACATGGAAATGGAACCGGAATCGTGTGGAAACATAGaagctaatttttttaaaaactcaggAAGCAAAAACGTGTCAGAAgcgtatatttatatatgtatgtatacacatattaaaatataaaagattacaAATGTGACTAACaattatatgattcaaataaaaaattattcatttataataattttaaatgatttcatGTTAAAAACGTGAAATTATACATAAACtaagtttacaaaataattattctactaattatttttaatatttcataaataattaacacaatatatttgaatatagaCTATATATCTCTAATAAACCCTCAGTGCATAAAGACAatatatagtattagttttaatgcttgtatatttatattctctatttcactattatataaaaacaatgttttttctatttttatttatttatgatattgtattttttaaaaaacggaAGCGTGATTCTAAAATAGAATCGTAAGcttccaatatatttttaaagaggtaTTTTTGGAAGCGCATTGGAAGCGAGATTTCGAGAGCTTCCACAAGCttccgattccgattccgatttCCAAACGGGAAGCGTACGTCCGACAAAGCTTCCATGCAACCTTGGTCAAAATAACCGAAAAATTGTATaaccataaaatataaataaacattagaACAAATTGAGAAATTATGATAATTGGTATGACTATGTAATATATTAGTGTAATATACTAACTAATGTAAGATACGATCATTCCATTGCTTTATTGGGCTTTCCATTTAATGGAACTTGAGCC is a window encoding:
- the LOC130506797 gene encoding uncharacterized protein LOC130506797, producing MATLQLQRAIESPTLELKIVSASDLSHVDAADKMDVYAIVSINGEPTQKTQAAKTPIDYDGGFNPTWNHTIKFSFNEEAALEGLLTLKVELFSYWLEGRDDLYLGEVNVSVQELLRANGNVNNKMKSLTCPIKLTDGGGCGNARLSILYRFKPAPVEDHTPSIGQPVYPNPDPGHHQLVVYSPRIQTGRTTKMVLEVVIKHAKDIRDVNAFSVMDVYASVAILKDRKVKDRINTPVDFAADTNPKLNHRVKFSLDEKLAQEGRLILLVEMMSHRPFLGDKEIGFVRLPVQQLLASNPPTPLENGEGNGMKLETHALTGPYGKKGVVSFTYRFLTEQVTFSTVPTPSSTTTSQPYMYLPVSPHSYAS
- the LOC130494783 gene encoding pentatricopeptide repeat-containing protein At4g15720-like, encoding MNKRFLQNVRFAPANSSFPISQNDFFHLKSKAFLVHKLSESTHLFLTNSLQSSILKLGFASDTFTINRLINSYVKLRETNTARKLFDEMPEPNVVSWTSVISGFNDTGQPQTALSIFQQMHEDKSVAPNEFTYASVFKACSALAEPRIGKSIHARLEMSGRRSNTVVSSSLLDMYGKCNDVETARRVFDSMIGCGRNVVSWTSMITAYAQNARGHEAVQLFRSFNATFERPNQFMLASVISACSSLGRLQWGRVAHGVVTHGGYERNHVVATSLLDMYAKCGSLSCAEKIFWRICCHSVISYTSMIMAKAKHGLGEEALQLFEEMVAKRIKPNYVTLLGVLHACSHSGLVTEGLGYLNSMAEKHGVVPDPRHYTCVVDMLGRFGRVDEAYALAKTIEVGAEQGALLWGALLSAGRLHGRVDIVGEASKRLIQSNQQVTSAYVALSNAYALAGGWEDSESLRLEMKRGGNVKERACSWIEIKDSVYAFHAGDLSCDESGEIVRFMKDLEKRMKERGHRGGSSSSMITSSSVFVDVDEEAKEEIVSLHCERLALAFGLIHLPSGPTIRIMNNLRMCRDCHEAFKVISEIVEREIVVRDVNRFHCFKDGFCTCRDFW